A region from the Amycolatopsis camponoti genome encodes:
- a CDS encoding aminoglycoside phosphotransferase family protein — MVNDLRVPPLFAGRAPRVLGPEAVPWLTALPDLAAGYAREWGLTFEGEAMHGYVGVVQPARLADGTPVALKLGWRDEESADEPLALSTWAGRGAVLLLESAPEDGVLLLERLDAARTLDDLPLREAVPLLGSLARRLAVPAPPSLRRNLRTEAGRLAEELPRRWAALGEPFERRLVDDAVAICRELGPSARELLVNEDLHFQNVLAGTREPWLVIDPKPLAGDPEWGVIPLFWNRFTESTLDERFAMIVASQELDAEKARAWTLVRAVQNWIWMAEELADSGEDSDDPAFVTVAEIAPWAASR; from the coding sequence GTGGTGAACGATCTCCGCGTGCCACCGCTGTTCGCCGGCCGGGCGCCCCGGGTGCTCGGCCCGGAGGCCGTCCCGTGGCTCACGGCCTTGCCGGACCTCGCCGCCGGGTACGCGCGCGAGTGGGGGCTGACGTTCGAGGGCGAGGCGATGCACGGCTACGTCGGCGTCGTGCAGCCCGCCCGGCTCGCCGACGGCACGCCGGTGGCGCTGAAACTGGGCTGGCGCGACGAAGAGTCCGCCGACGAGCCGCTCGCACTGTCCACATGGGCCGGCCGGGGTGCGGTGCTGCTGCTGGAGTCCGCGCCGGAGGACGGCGTCCTGCTGCTGGAGCGGCTCGACGCCGCGCGCACCCTCGACGACCTCCCGCTGCGCGAGGCCGTCCCGCTGCTCGGCTCGCTGGCGCGGCGCCTCGCCGTCCCCGCGCCGCCGTCGTTGCGCCGGAACCTGCGCACCGAAGCCGGAAGGCTCGCCGAGGAGCTTCCCCGGCGGTGGGCCGCGCTCGGCGAGCCGTTCGAGCGGCGGCTCGTCGACGACGCCGTCGCGATCTGCCGCGAACTCGGGCCGTCGGCGCGTGAGCTGCTGGTGAACGAGGACCTGCACTTCCAGAACGTGCTGGCCGGTACGCGCGAGCCGTGGCTCGTCATCGACCCGAAACCCCTGGCGGGTGACCCCGAGTGGGGCGTGATCCCGTTGTTCTGGAACCGCTTCACGGAGTCCACACTGGACGAACGGTTCGCCATGATCGTCGCTTCACAGGAGCTGGACGCCGAGAAAGCCCGCGCGTGGACGCTCGTGCGAGCCGTCCAGAACTGGATCTGGATGGCGGAGGAGCTCGCGGACTCCGGCGAGGACAGCGACGACCCGGCGTTCGTCACCGTGGCGGAAATCGCTCCCTGGGCAGCCAGCCGATAG
- a CDS encoding slipin family protein has product MVVEILSAVVVAGGAWLAAGVRVVKQYERGLVFRFGRVRSRVSEPGLTLLVPFVDRMQKVNMQIVTLPVPAQDGITRDNVTVRVDAVVYFKVIDPVVAAVNVQDYRSAVGQVAQTSLRSIIGKSDLDDLLSNRERLNEGLELMIDSPALDWGIHIDRVEIKDVALPEAMKRSMSRQAEAERERRARVISADGELQASYKLSQAAAQMADTPAALQLRLLETVVQVSSEKNSTLVLPFPVELLRFLDAQTPRPAAPAAPEPAPAAPEPELELGEAKPEENGHVTPSPRSPGDAVQPAD; this is encoded by the coding sequence ATGGTGGTGGAGATCCTCAGCGCCGTAGTCGTCGCGGGCGGAGCCTGGCTCGCGGCCGGCGTGCGCGTCGTCAAGCAGTACGAACGGGGCCTCGTCTTCCGGTTCGGCCGGGTGCGGTCCCGCGTGTCGGAGCCCGGCCTGACGCTGCTGGTGCCGTTCGTGGACCGGATGCAGAAGGTCAACATGCAGATCGTGACCCTGCCGGTGCCCGCCCAGGACGGCATCACCCGGGACAACGTCACCGTCCGGGTCGACGCGGTCGTCTACTTCAAGGTCATCGACCCGGTCGTCGCGGCGGTCAACGTCCAGGACTACCGGTCGGCGGTCGGCCAGGTCGCGCAGACGTCACTGCGCTCGATCATCGGCAAGAGCGACCTCGACGACCTGCTCTCCAACCGCGAACGCCTCAACGAGGGACTGGAGCTGATGATCGACAGCCCGGCGCTGGACTGGGGCATCCACATCGACCGCGTCGAGATCAAGGACGTCGCGCTGCCGGAGGCGATGAAGCGCTCGATGTCGCGGCAGGCCGAGGCGGAGCGGGAACGGCGCGCGCGCGTCATCTCCGCCGACGGTGAGCTGCAGGCGTCGTACAAGCTCTCGCAGGCCGCCGCGCAGATGGCCGACACCCCGGCGGCACTGCAGCTGCGGCTGCTGGAGACCGTCGTGCAGGTGTCGTCGGAGAAGAACTCGACGCTGGTGCTGCCGTTCCCGGTGGAGCTGCTGAGGTTCCTCGACGCGCAGACGCCGAGGCCCGCGGCGCCCGCCGCACCCGAGCCGGCTCCCGCGGCTCCGGAGCCGGAGCTCGAACTCGGGGAAGCCAAGCCGGAGGAGAACGGTCACGTGACGCCGTCACCGCGCAGCCCCGGCGACGCGGTGCAGCCCGCCGACTAG
- a CDS encoding magnesium transporter MgtE N-terminal domain-containing protein, whose protein sequence is MAAVNRVFAAQLSGLPVFGPDGESIGRVRDLVAGLRLDAQPPRILGVVVELTTRRRVFVPMLRVTSIEPSAVTLATGSVNMRQFNQRPNEVLVLGQLLDAHATLAGSDTRITVVDAAMEPTRTRDWVLAKLAIRERRVGLGRRRSAMQVLRWEEVAGLGLADLAKQPQGAGQLLMLFDTMRSVDVAATVRDLPLKRRHEVADAMDDERLADVLEELPDDDQKELLSYLAEERAADILEAMNPDDAADLLAELAPAEQSRLLELMEPEESAPVRRLLAYSSDTAGGLMTPEPVVLTPDTTIAEALAHIRNAELPPALASMVFVCRPPTATPTGRFVGVVHFQRLLREPPAELVASAVDTGLAALRPNATLPEVTRYFAAYNLTCGPVVDTEDHLLGAVTVDDVLDHLLPEDWRETGLHDTTGETGEHLEADRA, encoded by the coding sequence ATGGCCGCGGTCAACAGGGTTTTCGCAGCTCAGCTGTCGGGTTTGCCGGTCTTCGGCCCCGACGGCGAGTCCATCGGCCGGGTCCGCGACCTCGTCGCCGGCCTGCGCCTGGACGCGCAGCCGCCGCGGATCCTCGGCGTGGTCGTCGAGCTGACCACGCGGCGGCGGGTCTTCGTGCCGATGCTGCGCGTCACCTCCATCGAGCCGAGCGCCGTCACGCTCGCCACCGGCTCGGTCAACATGCGCCAGTTCAACCAGCGCCCCAACGAGGTCCTGGTGCTCGGCCAGCTGCTCGACGCGCACGCGACGCTGGCCGGGTCGGACACGCGGATCACCGTCGTCGACGCCGCGATGGAGCCGACCCGCACCCGCGACTGGGTGCTGGCGAAGCTCGCCATCCGCGAGCGGCGCGTCGGGCTGGGGCGCCGCCGGTCGGCGATGCAGGTGCTGCGCTGGGAGGAGGTCGCCGGCCTGGGCCTGGCCGACCTGGCGAAGCAGCCACAGGGCGCGGGCCAGCTGCTCATGCTGTTCGACACCATGCGCTCGGTCGACGTGGCCGCGACCGTCCGCGACCTGCCGCTCAAGCGCCGTCACGAGGTCGCCGACGCGATGGACGACGAGCGGCTCGCCGACGTCCTGGAAGAGCTGCCGGACGACGACCAGAAGGAACTGCTGTCCTACCTCGCCGAGGAGCGCGCGGCCGACATCCTCGAGGCGATGAACCCGGACGACGCGGCCGATCTGCTCGCCGAGCTCGCTCCCGCGGAGCAGAGCCGGCTGCTGGAGCTGATGGAGCCGGAGGAGTCCGCGCCGGTCCGGCGGCTGCTGGCCTATTCGTCCGACACCGCGGGCGGCCTGATGACGCCCGAGCCGGTGGTGCTGACGCCCGACACCACGATCGCCGAGGCGCTGGCCCACATCCGCAACGCCGAGCTGCCGCCCGCGCTGGCCAGCATGGTGTTCGTCTGCCGGCCGCCGACCGCGACGCCGACCGGGCGCTTCGTCGGCGTCGTGCACTTCCAGCGGCTGCTGCGCGAGCCGCCGGCGGAGCTCGTGGCCAGCGCCGTCGACACCGGGCTGGCGGCCCTGCGGCCGAACGCGACCCTGCCCGAGGTCACGCGCTACTTCGCGGCCTACAACCTGACCTGCGGGCCGGTCGTCGACACCGAAGACCACCTGCTCGGCGCGGTCACCGTGGACGACGTCCTCGACCACCTGCTGCCCGAGGACTGGCGCGAGACCGGCCTGCACGACACCACCGGCGAGACCGGCGAGCACCTGGAGGCCGACCGTGCCTGA